In one window of Catellicoccus marimammalium M35/04/3 DNA:
- a CDS encoding C1 family peptidase: MDEKLLMEQIKTYQTKWNKDTRDQWLQNAIANVGLNEACEQKKKASDTLNPSFSCELETGKVCAQKDSGRCWLFATLNTIRYAFTKKYNCKDFQFSQNYLSFWDRIEKSNAFFEHFIAQIDLDLDSRELTSLLQMGNGDGGQFDNAVALIQKYGLVPQAAMHETAVSDHTDDFDRLLNLKLRKDALQLKEDWEQNKDVSHLRQLKEEFMADVYRLCTLCFGEPVETFDFEYRDEDKNFHRDLQLTPQAFYEQYVHPIFAIEDYVVLCNAPDHKYHQTYSLPEEDNIIGGRPVRFLNVELDTLKHLTIQQLLDGRTAWFGCDVLEQMDRKNGWLAKDLYNYQALFDGDLSFNKADRLRYRQAACSHAMTFTGVNLIDGTPNRWKVENSWGEKIGHEGYFVMDDAWFDDYVYEVVIHKDYLTDELKADLEKEPIRLPLWDSLA; this comes from the coding sequence ATGGATGAAAAATTATTGATGGAACAAATCAAAACTTATCAAACAAAATGGAACAAAGACACTCGTGACCAATGGTTACAAAATGCAATTGCTAATGTCGGTCTGAATGAAGCATGTGAGCAGAAAAAGAAAGCTTCTGACACATTAAATCCTTCATTCTCTTGTGAACTAGAAACAGGAAAGGTTTGTGCACAAAAAGATAGCGGACGTTGTTGGTTATTTGCCACATTAAATACCATCCGCTACGCTTTTACGAAGAAATACAATTGTAAAGATTTCCAATTTTCTCAAAATTATTTATCTTTTTGGGATCGTATCGAAAAATCTAATGCTTTCTTTGAACACTTTATTGCACAAATTGATTTAGATTTAGATAGTCGTGAACTAACCTCACTTTTACAAATGGGAAATGGGGATGGCGGTCAATTTGATAATGCTGTCGCATTAATTCAAAAATATGGCCTAGTTCCTCAAGCAGCAATGCACGAAACTGCAGTGAGTGACCATACAGATGATTTCGATCGTCTTTTAAACTTAAAATTACGTAAGGATGCTTTACAATTAAAAGAAGATTGGGAACAAAACAAAGATGTATCTCATTTACGTCAATTAAAAGAAGAATTTATGGCTGATGTTTATCGTCTATGTACCTTATGTTTTGGTGAACCAGTAGAAACTTTTGATTTTGAATATCGTGACGAAGATAAAAACTTCCATCGCGATTTACAACTTACTCCTCAAGCTTTTTATGAACAATATGTTCACCCTATTTTTGCTATTGAAGATTATGTTGTACTTTGCAACGCACCTGATCACAAATATCATCAAACTTATTCTTTACCAGAAGAAGATAATATTATTGGCGGTCGTCCAGTTCGTTTCTTAAATGTCGAACTAGATACTTTAAAACATCTAACGATTCAACAATTATTAGATGGTCGTACCGCTTGGTTTGGTTGTGATGTATTAGAACAAATGGATCGTAAAAATGGTTGGCTAGCCAAAGATCTTTATAATTATCAAGCACTATTTGACGGAGACCTATCTTTCAATAAAGCAGACCGTCTACGTTATCGCCAAGCAGCTTGCTCTCATGCAATGACATTTACTGGTGTTAACTTGATTGATGGCACACCAAATCGTTGGAAAGTAGAAAATAGTTGGGGCGAAAAAATTGGTCATGAAGGATACTTTGTTATGGATGATGCTTGGTTCGATGACTATGTCTATGAAGTAGTCATTCACAAAGATTATCTAACAGATGAATTAAAGGCAGACTTAGAAAAAGAACCTATTCGTCTTCCTTTATGGGATTCTTTAGCTTAG
- the ffh gene encoding signal recognition particle protein, with protein sequence MAFESLTERLQQAMSKLKRKGKISQSDVKEMMREIRMALLDADVSYKVVKDFTKTVSERAVGSEVLESLSPSQQIVKIVDEELTKVLGEETVPLNKSPKIPTIIMMVGLQGAGKTTFAGKLANDLKQNQKARPLLIAGDVYRPAAIDQLKTVGEMIDVPVFELGTEVSPVEIVRQGLELAHEKKNDYVIIDTAGRLHIDEALMTELKEIKELAQPDEILLTVDAMSGQDAVNVAESFNEQLDITGVVLTKLDGDTRGGAALSIRAVTGKPIKFVGTGEKMNAIEVFHPDRMSSRILGMGDLLTLIDKASKEFDEKKALEVTEKMRANTFDFNDFIEQLDQMMNMGPLEDLIKMIPGMSQIPGMNNIEIDHKEIARKRAMILSMTEEERQNPDLLNPSRRRRIARGSGNSEIEVNRMIKQFKQSRKMMSDMTKGNMPKEFESMFGQGVKGKIGKAVMSREMKKMNKKLQKNKKKRKKKK encoded by the coding sequence ATGGCTTTTGAAAGTTTAACAGAACGCTTACAACAAGCAATGTCAAAATTAAAACGTAAAGGGAAAATTTCACAATCAGATGTAAAAGAAATGATGCGTGAAATTCGTATGGCGTTATTAGATGCTGACGTAAGTTACAAAGTAGTTAAAGATTTTACAAAAACAGTTTCTGAACGAGCTGTTGGAAGCGAAGTTTTAGAAAGTTTATCTCCTTCTCAACAAATTGTAAAAATTGTCGATGAAGAATTAACAAAAGTATTAGGGGAAGAAACAGTTCCTTTAAATAAATCGCCTAAAATTCCAACGATTATTATGATGGTTGGTTTACAAGGGGCTGGGAAAACGACTTTTGCTGGAAAATTGGCGAATGATTTAAAACAAAATCAAAAGGCGCGTCCATTATTAATTGCAGGAGACGTTTATCGTCCAGCGGCGATTGACCAATTAAAAACGGTAGGAGAAATGATTGATGTACCTGTTTTTGAATTGGGTACAGAAGTTAGTCCGGTAGAAATTGTACGCCAAGGATTAGAACTAGCGCATGAAAAGAAAAATGATTATGTGATTATCGATACGGCCGGTCGTTTACATATCGATGAAGCACTAATGACAGAGTTAAAAGAAATTAAAGAATTAGCGCAACCTGATGAAATTCTATTAACGGTCGATGCGATGTCTGGTCAAGATGCAGTAAATGTCGCAGAAAGTTTCAATGAGCAGCTAGATATTACCGGAGTTGTTTTAACAAAATTAGACGGGGATACTCGAGGCGGGGCTGCTCTTTCTATTCGTGCAGTAACTGGAAAACCAATCAAATTTGTTGGTACCGGAGAAAAAATGAATGCGATTGAAGTCTTCCACCCAGACCGCATGTCTAGTCGTATTTTAGGAATGGGTGATTTACTAACTTTAATTGATAAAGCAAGTAAAGAATTCGATGAGAAAAAAGCACTAGAAGTAACAGAAAAAATGCGTGCTAATACGTTTGATTTCAATGATTTTATTGAACAATTAGATCAAATGATGAATATGGGACCTTTAGAAGATTTAATTAAAATGATTCCAGGAATGAGTCAAATTCCAGGAATGAATAACATTGAAATTGACCATAAAGAAATTGCTCGTAAACGTGCGATGATTTTATCTATGACAGAAGAAGAACGCCAAAATCCAGATCTATTAAATCCAAGTCGTCGTCGTCGTATTGCTCGTGGTTCAGGAAATAGTGAAATTGAAGTTAATCGTATGATTAAACAATTTAAACAATCACGTAAAATGATGAGTGACATGACAAAAGGGAATATGCCAAAAGAATTTGAATCTATGTTTGGTCAAGGAGTCAAAGGAAAAATTGGTAAAGCAGTAATGAGCCGTGAAATGAAAAAAATGAACAAAAAACTGCAAAAAAATAAAAAGAAACGTAAAAAGAAAAAATAA
- a CDS encoding putative DNA-binding protein, producing the protein MEIEKTNRMNALFECYATLLTDKQMNYMELYYADDFSLGEIAEEYGVSRQAVYDNIRRTETILENYERKLHILSDYIMRSEILDQMEQMLKEDCYTKEELLTQIDQLKKIDEE; encoded by the coding sequence ATGGAAATAGAAAAAACAAATCGCATGAATGCTCTTTTTGAGTGTTATGCGACATTATTAACCGATAAGCAAATGAATTATATGGAATTATACTATGCAGATGATTTCTCATTAGGGGAAATTGCAGAGGAATATGGAGTTAGTCGACAAGCAGTTTATGATAATATTCGACGTACAGAAACGATTTTAGAAAATTATGAGCGCAAGCTTCATATTTTATCTGACTATATTATGCGTAGTGAAATTCTTGATCAAATGGAGCAAATGTTAAAAGAAGATTGCTACACAAAAGAAGAACTTTTAACACAAATTGACCAATTAAAAAAAATTGATGAGGAATAG
- a CDS encoding response regulator transcription factor — protein MTQKVLVVDDEPSIVTLLTYNLEKEGYQTDVAEDGETAYQLALKESYDFILLDWMLPKLDGMEVVKKLRQQHVETPIIMLTAKEDTIDRIIGLEMGADDYMVKPFSPREVIARMKAIQRRMKTTSPVKNEIQNGPIVVHMDTKQVFISGKEISLRKTEYKLLLCFLQHLDEPLSRDYLLEKIWHTDFVGESRIVDVHVSALREKIEENPKKPQYLQTVRGIGYRMVKIDE, from the coding sequence ATGACACAAAAAGTATTAGTAGTAGATGATGAACCTTCGATTGTCACTTTACTTACCTATAATTTAGAAAAAGAAGGATATCAAACGGATGTGGCAGAAGACGGAGAAACTGCTTACCAATTAGCATTAAAAGAATCTTATGACTTCATCTTATTAGATTGGATGTTACCCAAACTAGATGGAATGGAAGTTGTTAAAAAATTACGCCAACAACATGTCGAAACTCCTATTATTATGCTTACAGCAAAAGAGGATACCATTGACCGTATCATTGGGTTAGAAATGGGAGCTGATGATTATATGGTGAAGCCTTTTAGCCCAAGAGAAGTCATTGCCCGTATGAAAGCAATTCAAAGAAGGATGAAAACAACTTCTCCTGTCAAAAACGAAATACAAAATGGACCAATTGTAGTTCATATGGATACAAAACAAGTTTTTATTTCTGGAAAAGAAATTTCTTTACGTAAAACAGAATATAAATTATTGCTTTGCTTTTTACAACATCTCGATGAGCCACTTTCTCGTGATTATTTATTAGAAAAAATTTGGCATACAGATTTTGTTGGAGAATCAAGAATTGTTGATGTACACGTCAGTGCTTTGCGTGAAAAAATTGAAGAGAATCCTAAAAAACCTCAATATTTACAAACAGTACGAGGGATTGGATATCGGATGGTAAAAATCGATGAGTAA
- a CDS encoding ATP-binding protein, with protein sequence MSKTKRVQRSFLLLFLSVVLFWGSLFLLRPFIYHKALESQVQTLSETMTPWQKEWKKVQQGLLPATIKNKEMTLLFLDKNRKSKDNNADLANSSQKEFTALSHQQKVGYHYDTKNKTLFVAKPIYNQKQQKVGYIEVIQKKIPSFHLLDQIFHWLFFFATLFTVIVFYLFYYHKKKREELLSTIHQWIQKIKEEPTKQPSLFYRYSEWTPLFQDIETLSSSWQEERKKADAEAIQFSSLIDDLQVGVFVLDAKQRFTLINPRGKSLLHLQKKNQHYLEAQVNPDFIRSVEQCYQKQKDIQKEIHIFQPQEQILHLSLRYLSNQEHYWILGTIYDLTDLKKVELMQEDFISNVSHELKTPVTSIIGFIETLLDGAYLEPDITKEFLTIMEKDAQRLKQLIQEIIQLSRSGNELKNETKVPVHLSSFIEHLLERYQRQIDEKHLQVSVQGDSTIEWSTYLYYFEPILKNLIENAVMYNKEYGKIEIQFKETAKAIKISVADTGIGISHQDQQRIFERFYRVDKARSRNSGGTGLGLSIVRHYTEILKGTLTVKSQIGVGTTFSLTFPKEKASS encoded by the coding sequence ATGAGTAAAACAAAAAGAGTACAACGATCTTTCCTTCTTCTTTTTTTAAGTGTAGTTCTTTTTTGGGGAAGTCTTTTTCTTTTACGTCCATTCATCTATCATAAAGCATTAGAATCTCAAGTACAGACTTTATCTGAAACGATGACTCCTTGGCAAAAGGAATGGAAGAAAGTTCAACAAGGACTTCTACCAGCAACGATTAAAAATAAAGAAATGACTTTGCTTTTCTTAGATAAAAATCGCAAAAGTAAAGATAATAATGCAGATTTGGCTAATAGTTCTCAAAAAGAGTTTACTGCTCTTTCTCATCAACAAAAAGTTGGATATCATTATGACACTAAAAATAAAACACTCTTTGTCGCAAAACCCATTTATAATCAAAAACAACAAAAAGTTGGATATATAGAAGTCATTCAAAAAAAGATTCCCTCTTTTCATCTTTTAGATCAAATTTTTCACTGGCTCTTTTTCTTTGCGACACTTTTTACAGTGATTGTCTTTTATCTTTTTTATTACCATAAGAAAAAAAGAGAGGAATTACTTTCTACGATTCATCAATGGATTCAAAAAATAAAAGAGGAACCTACCAAACAACCTTCTTTATTTTATCGTTATTCAGAATGGACTCCTCTTTTTCAAGATATTGAAACTCTTTCTTCTTCTTGGCAAGAAGAGCGAAAAAAAGCAGATGCAGAAGCGATTCAATTTTCTTCTTTAATTGATGACTTACAAGTCGGAGTTTTCGTGCTAGATGCCAAACAACGATTTACCTTAATTAACCCACGAGGCAAGAGCTTATTGCATTTACAAAAAAAGAATCAACATTACTTAGAAGCACAAGTGAATCCTGATTTCATTCGTTCAGTGGAACAATGTTATCAAAAACAAAAAGATATCCAAAAAGAAATTCATATTTTTCAACCCCAAGAACAGATTCTTCATCTTTCTTTACGTTACCTATCCAATCAAGAGCATTATTGGATTTTAGGAACGATCTATGATTTAACGGATTTGAAAAAAGTAGAATTGATGCAAGAGGATTTCATCAGTAACGTCTCTCATGAATTAAAAACACCAGTAACTTCTATTATTGGTTTTATTGAGACACTGCTAGACGGTGCCTATCTAGAACCAGACATTACAAAAGAATTTTTAACCATTATGGAAAAAGATGCACAACGCTTAAAACAATTAATTCAAGAAATTATTCAATTATCTCGTAGTGGAAATGAATTAAAAAATGAAACAAAAGTTCCAGTTCATTTGTCTTCTTTTATTGAACATCTATTGGAACGTTATCAACGGCAGATTGATGAAAAACATTTACAAGTTTCGGTTCAAGGAGATTCTACAATTGAGTGGTCTACCTATCTTTATTACTTTGAACCTATTTTGAAAAATTTGATTGAAAATGCAGTGATGTATAATAAAGAATACGGAAAAATCGAAATTCAATTTAAAGAAACTGCTAAAGCCATTAAAATTTCTGTCGCAGATACAGGGATTGGTATTTCACATCAAGATCAACAACGTATCTTTGAACGTTTTTATCGTGTAGATAAAGCACGTAGTCGAAATTCTGGCGGAACGGGATTAGGACTTTCTATCGTCCGACATTATACAGAAATTTTAAAAGGAACATTAACAGTAAAAAGTCAAATTGGAGTAGGTACTACCTTTTCATTAACTTTTCCAAAAGAAAAAGCTTCGTCTTAA
- a CDS encoding APC family permease, which yields MNPQSEQTKKQLRWFNISFIAFTSVWGLGNVVNNYAQQGVSVIVSWLLILALYFIPYALIVGQLGSTFKDSAGGVSSWVEHTTTKQLAYLAAWTYWVVHIPYLAQKPQGILVALSWAVNGNGDMVKETPALLLSLICFAIFLLFLWIASKGIKTINAISSIAGIAMFIMSMLFILLAVSAPMVFDIKAATPNLADIKTYLPKFDLQYFTTLSMLVFAVGGAEKISPYVNSTKNPEKEFPKGMIFLAIMVAVSALLGSFAMAFIFNSNDIPKDLMMNGAYEAFAKLGHYYHIGNSLMIIYAVTNTLAQIAALSISIDAPLKILLANANPEYIPSALRKQNKRGTFVNGYLMTGILVGILILVPALGIGDMTELYNWLLNLNSVVMPMRYLFVFLAFIFLMKNIQKFQSEYQFMKKKVPGMIVGIWCFGFTAFACILGMVPKVSYAAEPTQWWFQLLMNIATPLILLALGLILPFIARRENRKK from the coding sequence ATGAATCCACAGTCGGAGCAGACGAAAAAGCAGCTTCGTTGGTTTAACATTTCCTTTATCGCTTTTACTTCTGTATGGGGATTAGGGAATGTCGTAAATAACTATGCTCAACAGGGAGTATCAGTTATTGTTTCTTGGCTATTAATTTTAGCCTTATATTTCATTCCATATGCTTTAATTGTAGGTCAATTAGGTTCTACATTTAAAGATAGTGCCGGAGGCGTAAGTTCTTGGGTAGAACATACGACAACAAAACAATTGGCATATTTAGCAGCCTGGACCTATTGGGTAGTACATATCCCATATTTAGCACAAAAACCACAAGGGATTTTAGTTGCTTTATCTTGGGCTGTTAATGGAAATGGCGATATGGTTAAAGAGACACCAGCATTACTACTTTCACTGATCTGTTTTGCTATTTTCTTACTTTTCCTATGGATTGCTTCAAAAGGAATTAAGACAATTAATGCCATCAGTAGTATTGCCGGTATCGCAATGTTTATCATGTCTATGTTATTCATTCTTTTAGCTGTATCCGCACCGATGGTATTTGATATTAAAGCAGCAACGCCAAATCTAGCAGATATTAAAACTTATTTACCAAAATTTGATTTGCAATACTTTACAACATTATCAATGCTAGTATTTGCGGTTGGAGGAGCAGAGAAAATTTCTCCTTATGTTAATAGCACAAAAAATCCAGAAAAAGAATTTCCAAAAGGGATGATTTTCCTAGCGATTATGGTAGCAGTATCTGCTTTATTAGGATCATTTGCCATGGCATTTATCTTTAATAGTAATGATATTCCAAAAGACTTAATGATGAACGGTGCTTATGAAGCCTTCGCTAAATTAGGTCATTATTACCATATTGGAAACTCATTAATGATTATTTATGCTGTAACAAATACATTAGCACAAATTGCTGCGTTATCTATTTCTATCGATGCACCACTGAAAATTTTATTAGCGAATGCAAATCCAGAATATATTCCATCTGCATTACGCAAACAAAATAAACGTGGTACTTTTGTTAACGGATATTTAATGACAGGAATTTTAGTAGGAATTTTAATTTTAGTTCCAGCATTAGGAATTGGTGATATGACAGAGTTATATAACTGGTTATTAAACTTAAACTCTGTAGTAATGCCTATGCGTTACTTATTCGTATTCTTAGCCTTCATTTTCTTAATGAAAAATATTCAAAAATTCCAATCTGAATATCAGTTTATGAAGAAAAAAGTTCCTGGTATGATTGTCGGAATTTGGTGCTTTGGCTTCACAGCATTTGCATGTATTTTGGGTATGGTACCAAAAGTAAGTTATGCTGCTGAACCAACACAATGGTGGTTCCAATTATTAATGAATATTGCGACACCATTAATCTTATTAGCATTAGGTTTAATCCTACCATTTATTGCTCGACGTGAAAATCGAAAAAAATAA
- a CDS encoding heavy metal translocating P-type ATPase gives MNQKNKKRLGLILATIVLLVAVIFIEPHVSAPISFILYFLVYLLISFDIFQGAFKHIAKGEWFDENLLMIVATLGAFLIKEYHEGIMVMLLFQIGELLQSLALNKSRQSIHHLLDLQEDTARVKTENGWQEVPLEKIAIGSTLQVKAGERIPIDGVLLSEQAVVDTSAVTGEALARTYHQGEEISSGTLNESYTIELKTTILSENSTTSKMIELVQNAQAKKARSEQFIRKFAKVYTPIVLAVALLVGIIPPLVFHFPWQEWIYRALIFLVISCPCALVISVPLSFFAGIGAGSKNGVLFKGSQYIEQLATVKHVICDKTGTITTGKFTVKEVYTSETCTKEEALALSAGLEAYSNHPIAQSIVEANQGKTDEYTFENVQEIAGYGLSAFYNGKPIFIGNEDWMTQQKILVPQIKEAGTIVYLAYDGLYQAAILIGDTIKKSAYGFFSYLKEENIDSALVTGDRAESAESVARTLNIRTVKANCLPTDKVDYVEQVLRNEKEGEATAFIGDGMNDAPVIATADVGISLGGVSSQAAIDAADVVFMDNDLTKFNFAQQLSRKIMKTVKINIVFALVIKVLFLLLSTLGLVSMEGAIFADVGVTILTILYASRLLYDKHVKE, from the coding sequence ATGAATCAGAAAAATAAAAAAAGATTAGGATTGATCTTAGCAACGATTGTTTTATTGGTAGCGGTAATTTTTATTGAACCTCATGTCTCTGCTCCCATTTCATTTATTTTATACTTTTTAGTTTACTTACTAATCAGTTTTGATATTTTCCAAGGAGCATTTAAACATATTGCTAAAGGAGAATGGTTCGATGAAAATCTATTGATGATTGTAGCAACATTAGGAGCCTTCTTGATTAAAGAATATCATGAAGGAATCATGGTTATGCTATTATTCCAAATTGGCGAATTGTTACAAAGCTTAGCATTGAATAAATCTCGTCAATCCATTCACCATTTACTAGATTTACAAGAAGATACCGCTCGCGTAAAGACAGAAAATGGTTGGCAAGAAGTTCCATTAGAAAAAATTGCTATTGGATCTACTTTACAAGTTAAAGCTGGGGAACGCATTCCAATTGATGGAGTATTATTAAGTGAACAAGCAGTGGTGGATACTTCTGCTGTCACAGGAGAAGCACTAGCTCGTACTTATCATCAAGGAGAAGAAATTAGTAGCGGAACTTTGAATGAATCTTATACGATTGAGTTAAAAACAACGATTCTTTCAGAAAATAGTACTACAAGTAAAATGATTGAATTGGTACAAAATGCGCAAGCGAAAAAAGCTCGTAGTGAACAATTCATTCGTAAGTTTGCAAAGGTGTATACGCCAATTGTTTTGGCAGTAGCTTTATTAGTAGGAATTATTCCACCACTTGTTTTCCATTTCCCATGGCAAGAATGGATATATCGTGCATTAATCTTTTTAGTCATTAGTTGTCCATGTGCTTTAGTAATTTCTGTACCATTAAGCTTCTTTGCTGGAATTGGTGCAGGATCAAAAAATGGAGTTCTATTTAAAGGAAGCCAATATATTGAACAATTAGCGACGGTGAAACATGTAATTTGTGATAAGACGGGTACAATTACTACAGGAAAATTCACAGTTAAGGAAGTATATACGAGTGAAACTTGTACAAAAGAAGAAGCATTAGCATTAAGTGCAGGCTTAGAAGCTTATTCTAACCATCCAATTGCCCAATCAATTGTGGAGGCAAATCAAGGAAAAACAGATGAATATACTTTTGAAAATGTGCAAGAAATTGCTGGTTATGGATTGAGTGCTTTTTATAATGGAAAACCAATTTTTATTGGAAACGAAGATTGGATGACACAACAAAAAATCTTAGTTCCACAAATTAAAGAAGCAGGAACGATTGTTTATTTAGCTTATGATGGACTATATCAAGCAGCCATTTTAATTGGAGATACGATTAAGAAAAGTGCTTATGGTTTCTTCTCTTACTTGAAAGAGGAAAATATTGATTCAGCCTTAGTTACTGGAGACCGTGCAGAAAGTGCGGAATCTGTAGCTCGTACATTAAATATCCGCACTGTCAAAGCAAATTGTTTACCAACAGATAAAGTAGATTATGTAGAACAAGTGCTACGTAATGAAAAAGAAGGGGAAGCAACTGCCTTTATTGGCGATGGAATGAATGATGCTCCAGTAATTGCGACAGCAGATGTAGGGATTTCTTTAGGAGGAGTTTCTAGCCAAGCAGCCATCGATGCAGCAGATGTTGTATTTATGGACAATGATTTGACGAAATTTAATTTTGCTCAGCAATTGTCACGAAAAATTATGAAGACTGTTAAGATTAATATTGTTTTTGCGTTAGTAATTAAAGTCTTGTTCTTATTACTTTCTACCTTAGGATTGGTTTCTATGGAAGGAGCTATTTTTGCTGATGTGGGCGTAACTATCTTAACAATTTTATATGCTAGTCGTTTATTATATGATAAACATGTAAAAGAATAG
- the asnS gene encoding asparagine--tRNA ligase — translation MEKISIIDSKNHVNEVVEINGWIANKRSSGKIAFLTLRDGSAYFQGIVLKETVGEEAFAQIKNLPQETAVKIIGEIHEDKRSKFGYEIEISQLEVIGTSGDYPITPKEHGTDFLMDHRHLWLRSSKQHAIMQIRNEIIRATYEFFNDRGFIKIDPPILTGSAPEGTTELFETDYFGQSAYLSQSGQLYAEAAAMAFGKVFTFGPTFRAEKSKTRRHLTEFWMIEPEMAFTHQDESLKVQEDYVAFLVRNVLDHCEYALDVLGRDRDVLERYTQTPYPRISYDEAIELLKENGFDDIEWGDDFGSPHETFIANSFEKPVFIMNYPAKIKPFYMPLAPGRDDVVICADLIAPEGYGEIIGGSEREVDYDVLAENIEKFGLSEEEYGWYLDLRKYGSVPHSGFGLGLERTVTWISGIEHIREASPFPRLLHRLRP, via the coding sequence ATGGAAAAAATTAGCATCATTGATTCAAAGAACCATGTTAACGAGGTTGTAGAAATTAATGGTTGGATTGCCAACAAACGCTCTAGCGGTAAAATTGCCTTCTTAACATTGCGTGATGGATCTGCTTATTTCCAAGGAATTGTTTTAAAAGAAACAGTAGGAGAAGAAGCTTTCGCTCAAATTAAAAATTTACCACAAGAAACAGCAGTAAAAATTATTGGAGAAATCCACGAAGATAAGCGTTCAAAATTTGGTTATGAAATTGAAATTAGTCAATTAGAAGTAATTGGTACAAGTGGTGATTATCCAATTACACCAAAAGAACACGGAACAGATTTCTTGATGGATCACCGTCATTTATGGCTACGTTCATCAAAACAACATGCGATTATGCAAATCCGTAATGAAATTATTCGTGCGACTTATGAATTCTTTAACGACCGTGGCTTTATTAAAATTGATCCACCAATTTTAACTGGTTCTGCTCCAGAAGGAACAACAGAATTATTTGAAACAGATTACTTTGGTCAATCTGCTTATTTATCACAAAGTGGTCAATTATATGCTGAAGCTGCAGCAATGGCTTTTGGTAAAGTATTTACTTTTGGACCTACTTTCCGTGCCGAAAAATCAAAAACACGTCGCCATTTAACTGAATTCTGGATGATTGAACCAGAAATGGCTTTCACTCATCAAGATGAAAGCTTAAAAGTGCAAGAAGATTATGTTGCCTTTTTAGTACGTAACGTATTAGATCATTGTGAATATGCGTTAGATGTTTTAGGTCGTGATCGTGACGTTTTAGAACGTTATACACAAACACCATATCCAAGAATCAGTTATGATGAAGCAATTGAATTATTAAAAGAAAATGGATTTGATGATATTGAATGGGGCGATGACTTTGGTTCACCACATGAAACATTTATCGCTAACTCTTTTGAAAAACCAGTATTCATCATGAACTATCCAGCAAAAATTAAACCATTCTATATGCCATTAGCACCAGGACGCGATGATGTTGTTATTTGTGCAGACTTAATCGCTCCAGAAGGATACGGCGAAATTATCGGTGGTAGTGAACGTGAAGTTGACTATGATGTATTAGCTGAAAACATCGAAAAATTTGGCTTATCTGAAGAAGAATATGGTTGGTATTTAGATTTACGTAAGTATGGTTCTGTACCACACAGTGGTTTTGGTTTAGGGCTAGAACGTACAGTAACATGGATTAGTGGTATTGAACACATCCGTGAAGCAAGCCCATTCCCACGTTTATTACATCGCTTACGTCCGTAA
- a CDS encoding DUF5590 domain-containing protein yields MKKIITTSLITIVTIVCLVGAFFFYASTPVRKERKEAIQLAEKYADMNKPERFYLFTRDQTYYTIAGENKKRQEILVSIPKDGDTIKVVDQKDGITEKQAQEIVQKKYHPYKIENINFGYIKGIPVWEVTTMNKDHTLSYYSLRFRNGSIYNKITNF; encoded by the coding sequence ATGAAAAAAATAATTACTACATCGTTAATTACTATTGTGACGATTGTTTGTCTTGTAGGTGCCTTTTTCTTTTATGCAAGTACTCCAGTTCGTAAAGAGAGGAAAGAAGCGATTCAATTGGCAGAAAAATATGCAGATATGAATAAGCCAGAACGCTTTTATCTTTTTACACGTGATCAAACGTATTATACGATTGCTGGAGAAAACAAAAAACGTCAAGAAATTTTAGTTTCCATTCCAAAAGACGGAGATACCATTAAGGTAGTAGACCAAAAAGATGGAATTACTGAAAAACAAGCGCAAGAGATTGTACAAAAAAAATATCATCCCTACAAGATAGAAAATATTAATTTTGGCTATATTAAAGGTATTCCAGTGTGGGAAGTCACAACAATGAATAAAGATCATACTTTATCTTATTATTCATTACGCTTCCGTAATGGTAGTATCTATAATAAAATTACAAACTTTTAA